Proteins from a single region of Xenopus laevis strain J_2021 chromosome 9_10S, Xenopus_laevis_v10.1, whole genome shotgun sequence:
- the LOC108703258 gene encoding carbonic anhydrase 4, giving the protein MWRIVAVHLILLCVDPITAEWCYTEESCEPNTWSSLGSCGGSRQSPIDIVNGSAQFNASLENFNFTNYNNNSKLLVLNNPGHTVEVQLDSGVTISGGGLPATYSALAFHFHWGNGTLPGSEHHLGGKQFRMEMHVVHTKNGMNLTAARQDPSGIAVLGFFIDVGTSASTSSMTTLANLLANVSGAGTNITLNTSFSIDSVLGDVDKTSYYRYSGSLTTPTCDEAVVWTIFKNPILIPESVILTFSSSLIRNTTGSPQYVVNNFRPLQELNSRQVQSSFDVSSPSSTPSSSKSNTSSTTPSTSSQSIGVTSSANFHFCLGHLLFFISALVLLSQGLI; this is encoded by the exons ATGTGGAGAATTGTCGCTGTGCATCTGATTCTGCTCTGTGTGGATCCTATCACTGCAG AATGGTGTTACACAGAGGAATCATGCG AACCCAATACATGGAGCTCTTTGGGATCATGTGGAGGATCACGTCAGTCTCCTATAGACATTGTGAATGGATCTGCACAGTTCAACGCCAGCCTGGAGAACTTTAACTTCACCAACTACAACAATAACAGCAAACTGCTGGTACTCAACAACCCAGGCCACACAG TGGAGGTTCAGCTGGATAGTGGGGTGACTATATCAGGGGGAGGTCTGCCAGCCACCTACTCTGCACTCGCTTTCCACTTCCACTGGGGGAATGGGACCCTACCTGGTTCGGAACATCATCTGGGTGGAAAGCAGTTCCGTATGGAG ATGCACGTTGTTCATACCAAGAATGGAATGAATTTGACTGCTGCCAGGCAAGACCCGTCTGGAATTGCAGTGCTTGGATTCTTCATTGAT GTTGGGACATCAGCCAGCACTTCGTCAATGACCACACTGGCCAACCTGTTAGCAAATGTCTCGGGTGCAG GAACGAATATAACCCTGAATACATCCTTTTCTATTGATTCTGTCCTGGGAGACGTTGATAAGACCTCTTATTATCGATACTCGGGTTCTCTTACTACCCCAACATGTGACGAGGCTGTAGTGTGGACAATTTTCAAAAACCCTATTCTAATCCCAGAAAGTGTG ATACTGACCTTCTCTTCGAGTCTTATTCGTAACACCACCGGAAGTCCTCAGTACGTGGTAAATAATTTCCGCCCTCTTCAGGAGCTCAATTCTCGGCAGGTGCAGTCTTCTTTTGATGTAAGCTCTCCTTCTAGCACACCATCTTCATCTAAGTCTAACACATCTTCAACAACACCCAGCACATCATCTCAATCAATTGGTGTCACATCCAGTGCAAACTTCCATTTTTGCTTGGGGCATTTGCTGTTCTTCATCAGTGCCCTTGTGCTGCTGTCTCAAGGACTAATCTAA